A single genomic interval of Nerophis ophidion isolate RoL-2023_Sa linkage group LG11, RoL_Noph_v1.0, whole genome shotgun sequence harbors:
- the LOC133561803 gene encoding cytochrome c oxidase subunit 6B1 translates to MSDTIEDKIKNYRTAPFDARFPNTNQTRNCYQNYLDFHRCNKALAAKDQDITPCQWYQRVYKSICPMTWVERWDEQIENGSFAGNI, encoded by the exons ATGTCGGATACCATTGAGGACAAGATCAAGAACTACAGGACTGCGCCCTTTGACGCCCGATTCCCCAACACCAACCAGACCCGCAACTGCTACCAGAACTACCTGG ACTTCCACAGGTGCAACAAGGCCCTGGCGGCCAAAGACCAGGACATAACCCCCTGTCAGTGGTACCAGAGGGTCTACAAAAGCATTTGTCCCATGACCTGG GTGGAAAGATGGGACGAGCAGATAGAGAATGGAAGTTTCGCCGGGAACATCTGA